In Coffea arabica cultivar ET-39 chromosome 9e, Coffea Arabica ET-39 HiFi, whole genome shotgun sequence, the genomic window AGATTAATTTCACAGTTTCAGCTTGTGCCCGCGGCCAACCTCTGCATATTATTGATCTACAATATGGTACATCGGAGCTAAATGGTTTGCTGGAAATTCTACCCCCAGTTGAGTTCTGTTGTGTTTATGGTTCCACTCTCCATCCAAACAATCTCGACAAGGTTTTCACTTCTTCCCTTTTCTCCACTATGTTTTGTAGCAATGatcacttgaatactcttgTGCAACATTTCCAGGTttctttcattcacttgtgtgtttctttgtttaattttgtttggtTGTGCAGAACTCGATGATAGATTGCATTATTGGTGTGTCTGATCCTGAGAAATGGCATTCTGAGGTATGCAGTTGGATTGCTTTGTGCTGCATCTTTATTTATATTGCTTTATGTCTCTCATGAACTCGGTGAACCATGCTGATTTTTTGTCTACTCCCTGTTTTAAATGAAGGACTTGAAGATGAATAGGAATCACTATGCTTCATGGTTGCTGCGCATCACTATGCTTCATGGTTGCTGCGCTTCGGTGGTGCAAGGCTGGTGCTACTCTTGCTTGATTTTTGACTAagatttacttatttaatttgGTTTAAGTTGAATTATATAAATGATTTCGATCATATGATAATAGATTGCTGGCGTAGCTGATGATATTGGCGTTGGCGTGCACTTCAATCTATTTGTTTCGTTGAATGATAAGGTATCTACCATTTCAAATGAATGcgtatatttttcttttgtccGTCGAAAACATAAAGAGTGTATGGTTTTGGTTGATGATATGAGCTGGCATGTGTCTCTTTCGTGTGCTTTTAGTGCGAGGAATTGAACACACCACAACTCTGTGAAGTTCAAGTGGTTGTTGACTTACATTTACATGGGTTCTATCAATGCCTTGCGGTATATCTTTCTTGTAATTTTACCTTTAACTGATTTTGGCAGATGTATAAGTATGGAGTTGTTAGAATGGATGACTTGATTAACGACATTTTGGGATGGCAGAGATTCTACCCTTGTGGCCGCTTGCAAAAACCTGTATGTTTTATTTCAAAGTGCTCCAATTTTCAATGAATTGCTTTTTCTGGTAGGACTTGGCTTGTGAAGTTTTCATGGAAATGTTTTCCGTTATACTTAAATTTAGAAAATGTCcatttgcatttcatctttaaatgcttaataagttGCACTGAAGCTTATATCACATTCGAATATATCATTTTGCTTGTAGGTAAATATAATCATGGATAGTTTGGATCTTGAAAATCTGAATCACATTAATCTGAGGGCTGCAACTTCTGCTGCTCTTCTCCTTTTGCCATCCAAGTTTACAGAGGTTTGCTGGTTTGTGATGTTTTATGTTTGATTCATAAACTTATCTTCTGTCTTCTAAAAATTGGCATGTTTTGCAGGAGGATCTATATGCCAAAATATGTAGCCTATCATATATGGGCGACTTAAGAATGCTCTTTGCTGAAGACAAAAATAAAGTAAGCTGATTGAAACTCTGGGAGATTTGCAGTAGATATGGCTTTTGGTAGCACAAGAAAAGCTCTATCTTCTCCTTCTACACGTCTTTTGTCACATGGAATTATCAACAGCTTACagatcctttcttttcttgttggtTTTATCATACAAGATGGACATGGCTTCTGTTTCTAGCACCTATTTTGACAAAGTTTAAACACATATCTTTCCTCGATTCTTAATCAGATCAATAGTTTTCTCCAATGTTTTATTTTGTGTGCTATATCACCAACTAGATACTAGTTTAAGAAACAGCAGACTTTGGCTCTCCTGATGGCATTAATTTGTGCACTTCTTACAATATTTTCCCCTTACAAGTAGGGCTGGATCCTGAAATCCTTGTTGGTGTTCTGAACGATCATTGGCAGCGTCCTTGGTATTTAGACCATGTAAGTCGAGTTATTAAGGGCTTCTGTGTAAGGTACCAATCATCGGAGTGGATCAAATATAGGGATTCTTATAAGCCAGTTGATACTTTATCTAGTTATAGCGTCAGCTGTCAAACTAATTTAAATTTTGTCTTCAAGTGATGTTCCTTTCTTAACGGTAGGACTGATTAGACTTGACAGGCTGGGGTCCACTTGTTCTTGTGGTTGAGTTGGAGGTCAGGTTTATGCCCGCCTCCATTCCTGAAATTCTCTAAGTTCTTGAAAAAGTGCCAGAGAACCATGCCTAAAGCTCCACCATCAAAGGTGTTATTCCCTGAAATAAATTTTTAGAAATGACTTTTATATGGCATAGCTGTAAGCTTGAGAAGATTTAGGGCGATGCTggttcttttgtttatttgagTATCATCATTCTATTTAACAGAAATGCCAATCTGTCCACAGGTGAAAAAGATTGTCCAAGGGCAGTTCAGTTTGTTTCATAGAATGTATAACCCTTTCCTTGAAGAATATGCAGCCAAGGACTTGTTGAGACTTTCATCTTCTGGTGATGCTCAAGTAACTGTATCTCAGGTAGGTATGTCTAAATTTTTTAGCTAGCTACATGAATTTAACTCATTCTTCCAGTTCTTGTTATCtttcaattcaattttttttgttaaacatTTAAACTCAACTCAATTTTCCCTCACCTATCATTTCTGTGATCAAGTTATGTCCTCTAGCTTGCCAAAAATATTGGCTTGGACAATCAGTAGTCGGGACCTCTTCACTGATTTACTTTGTAATTGAATGCTGTATGACTAGCATCATTGTGTTTTCTTTGAAAAGGTCAAATCTTATTGATGTTATCTGGCATGTAGTACACTTTTCTGTTTGTTCTTTGAAATGGAACGCTTTTTGTCATCTATGTTAAGCATTCAATTTATCAAGTTTCAAATGACTGTCGACTGTCAGCTGCTTCTCACTTGTCTGAGCTTCTAAGGGAAACTTCTGATTTCTCAGATTTTCTTTATTGAGGCTATATTAGGTTTCATGCGATTTAAAGCACTCTAAGTTGGTGTACTTTTCTCTAGAGTCTGTTTACAAGATTAGTTGCATCTGTATAGGATATTCTCTACTTGTGACCAGTGAAATTTGATACTACGTAGTCTGAAAGTGCATGTTTATAGTCAAACCTGGTCTCAGAAGATCTGATATTTATCATGTATtgtatttgaaattcaacttttgcacatatGTCATAGATCCAATggtaatagtgtatacactatcagtgtatataagatttactctttttcTAATATATACTTTGAACTGTTAAAATAAGGATTGTGGGTCATCTGCTGCTTCAAAACTTGTCTCTTCTCTTCCACCACCAATCAGAAGTCAAATGGGGATAAAAGTTGGAGAGAAGAAAATACTGGATGAATTGGGTATGGaccttcattcattcatttgtttAGTTGGTCTTGGTATGATGTTGCTTATTTTATGGATTAATGTGTCACATGCTCTACAAGTTGTTGACTTGGACCTCCACGTGGCCTTTTGTGTATACAACTAAGGTAATTGGCATTTGGTTTGTAGGTCGAGTTAAACAAGAAGTTGTAATTGGTTCAAAAGAAGAGGCTGCAAAGTGTATGCAGAAGCTTCTCAGGAACAAAGTTATGATTTCAAGTGCAAGGCAGGCTGTTGCTGGCCTATTGACAGTTGGTGTATTTGGCGGAGCTTAGTACGTTAGTAAAAAATTGCAGAAGGCCTGGAAATCTTAGATATAAAATCCATTCAGAGAACCAAGGAGTTGAAGGCATGGTTCGAagtctcggccgagtcgtcaccgtctcggtccctaccgatacgataccgtgacgaaacgataccgagatacttgactcgccgagaaatcggccgagacgtcaccgcgacggattgactcggccgagtcacacCGAGTCGCTTCGAGTTATCCCGAGTCAAGACGAGAAATTGGCCGAATTACACCGTAATGGATTGACTCGGccatttcttttgctattttttattatttttgtttagcatactttttttttatattattaacaatttttagaatattaaatattttaaaatttgcgtctcaCCGAGACCGTGACCGATATGCCGAGACCGATGTGAAACGTTCCGGGCCGCAACCGTGACCGCGAccacgactttgaaccatggttgAAGGGGCTCTACTATTTATGAAGACCTGCCCAGTCCATTTTTTATCCTCTAAGATGGTCagggaagaagaaggaaaagacaGAGAAAAAGAAGGTCCCTCCTGCACCAAAGTCAAAATCCATAAGGAGAGTGATACAAGAACATATTTCTCCTTTTGATGAGAGAGGTCCGAAGAACAATTTTGAGAGAATGATGGTCGGGAAGAATcaaccaaagaaaagaaaatgtgctTTACGTGTATGTCTTTTGTAGACGCTGATGAAGCGACGGTAAATGTTGATTGTAGTGGGGCCCACGTGCACGTCGGCCTGGCCTGCAAGCTCGGCTCGAAGGAGGTTCTCGGCCCAGCAGGTCGGCTTGGGGGCCTAGAGGGCGCGGTCTCCCCAAGCCGATGGGCCGCGCGGGCTGCAGAGCCCAAGCACGCCTTAACTGAGTTATGGAGCCCTAGGGAGAGTTCTGCTCCCATAAGGACTCCCTGTTCTACTAGGAGACTACTATCTGTGACCCTATAAATACCACGCGTGGGAAAAACACAAGGTACGCTTCTCATAGTGTAAACCCTACTCTTCTACTTACGAATATATTctgacttgatcgtcggagttgCTTCAGGGGACTTAGCCCCGCAGCTCATTCCCGTGCAGGTCGAACGCTTGACCAGCTCGCTGCCTAGGCACCCGGCCAGTTCGGACCTTCACTtcggcagtcgcatcaattggcgccgtctgtgggaacacgtTACTTTTCTTCGCGAATCATGCCGAAAACTAGGTCGCAGAGAaacgctggcggatccaaggggacGGAGCGAAGCGGCCCCCAAAACTCCCCTCGGGATCCAACCCCTGAAGAAGGAGGAGTAgggccctcacgaatcccgccCGAACAGTtggttcagacggtggcggaaaacctACCCACCTTTGAGGCgatcatgaactacctcaaagggcagaCGGGAGGTCAATCGGACAAGGAGCCAAAGGTCCAGGGAGCCGACCTGTCGGAGTCCCGAACTGGGAGTCCCAAGCACGGGGCCAAGCGGGCGCACCGGGAACTCACGCGTGAACAGGTCGAGGTCATAGAACCCTCTCACAAGAACTCCCGAActgaacacccggagcccgtccggaggctTTTCCCCCGGAAGGAgcgacaacaggtgcaggacgagctggacctactactggaccctgaggcggacaggTACATTGCTTCCCCCTTTGCGCTCGATATTGAGGACTACCAACTACCCGCGAAGTTCAAAATcccaaacatgaaatcttatgacgcaactacggatccggaagaccacctgttagtgttcatgacgcagatgcgcTTACAAACGGCCGCagatgcggtcaggtgcaagactTTCCCGATGTTCCTGGAAGGAAGAgcccggcagtggttccagggacttccTCCCAGGTCGATCAggtcttttacccagctcgcacgactgttctcagcACAGTTCGTTTCTTCGCGAGCCTTCTCTAAGAGCACCGCTCACCTCCTGACCATCCAGCAAAGGACTGAGGAATCACTGCGCGAATACATGGTGCGGTTCAATAACGAATCCCTCCAGGTCCGCGACCGAGACGACAAGGTGGTGATGGCTGCCTTCATTAACGGGCTGCGGAAGCAGAAGCTATACACTGAGCTCGTGGAGAGACCGCCCAAGTCAGTTCGGGAGATGCTGGACCGAGCTCACGAGAAGGCCAATGCTGAGGAAGCCAATCGCTTGAAAAGCGCGCAGGAGAGGCAAAGGGACGACAAACGCCGAAGGATCACCGACCAGGGAGACGTGCGACGTGACCAGGGGCGAAAGAATACCTATAACCCTCCGCCGAGAAGCCGGCCCCTGGGGGGAGATAAGCCTTGGACTTCCCTCACGGCCCCCAGAGCTCGGGTCCTTGCAGTGATGGAGCAGGAGGGGCTTTCCCGACCTCCCCGACCCTTGGCCGGGGACAAAGGTAGACGGGATCAGGACCTCTACTGTGCATACCACCGAGATGTGGGGCACGATACCGAGGACTGCCGCCACCTTAAGAAGGAAATCGAAAAGCTGATACGAAGAGGTCATCTCGGGCAGTTCGTCCGTGACGGGCGAGCAGATCAGAAGCCAGGGGGATTCAAGCGAGATCGGACGACCAGCTCGCACGACCGACCTCGAGGTCCACGTGATCGGACTCCGGAGCGGGGGGACCAGAACCTAGCCGGGGTAATCAACACCATTGCAGGGGGACTTGCGGGGGGAGATAGCCATACGGTTCGGCGGAACAACCGGCCTCTCCCCCGCGGGGAGCGCTCGAACAAACGTTTAAAGATGTACGAGGAGATCATCTATGGGCCAGAGGACGCGGTACCCTTAGCCTCTAACAACCATGAGGCAATTGTGATAGAAGTCATCACGTGCAACTACAAAGTAAAGAAGGTATACATCGACAATGGGAGCGCCATCGATGTGCTGTACTACAAAACTTTCAAAGAGTTGCAGTTGGAGGATAAGCAGCTCATTCCGGTTTGAACTCCTCTGATAGGATTTGCAGGTCCGCCCGTAAGACCAGAGGGAATGATAACTCTCAGGGTCACTGTGGGGGAATCGCCGAAGTGCCGAACTATCCCGGTGAATTTTGCAGTGGTAAAGGAGCCGTCCTCCTACAACATGATACTAGAACGTCCAACATTAAACGCACTTCGAGCTGTCTGCTCGACCTTGCACCTCAGCATGAAGTTTCCAACGCCTGAGGGGGTGGCCGAGGTGCTAGGAGACCCGGAGGTAGCACGAGCCTGCTATATCGCAACCCTCAAGGGTAAGGAGAAGCTGGTGGCGCAGACAGTCCTTCTGGAGCCCTGGGAGCCTACTGAGAAGGAGGAGAGGTTGGAGACGGACGAGAATCTGGTTGAATTGGCTATCTGCCCCGAGCGGCCTGATCGTGTGGTTAGGGCGGGATCTGGACTAAACGGGCTGACGAGGAGAGCCCTGGAGTCTCTCCTGGAGGAGTACGCCGAGATCTTTGCTTGGAGTGCTGATGACATGCCGGGAGTTCCTCCTGAACTGGCAGTTCACAAGTTGCATGTGGATCCGAGCATCCTGCCAGTGAAGCA contains:
- the LOC113710690 gene encoding uncharacterized protein; its protein translation is MYKYGVVRMDDLINDILGWQRFYPCGRLQKPVNIIMDSLDLENLNHINLRAATSAALLLLPSKFTEEDLYAKICSLSYMGDLRMLFAEDKNKVKKIVQGQFSLFHRMYNPFLEEYAAKDLLRLSSSGDAQVTVSQDCGSSAASKLVSSLPPPIRSQMGIKVGEKKILDELGRVKQEVVIGSKEEAAKCMQKLLRNKVMISSARQAVAGLLTVGVFGGA